The genome window GGCATGTGACAATTGAATATGGATATTAgataaattaaaaagaggagatgacagaaaagaaaaagaggaagagaggagaTCACATGAGAAGAGAGGGGAATAAAAGAGACGAGAGAAGGGAGGCGAAGAGAcaagagagggaaggagagggagaagaagggaggagaagggagaggagGCGATAGGGgaggagagaagagaagaggtgATGGAAGGAGAAGAGACAAAAGAGGGAGTACCAACGCGAGGAGACATCTTGGCCTGCGACAACGGCAGCGGGAGGTCGCGCCGCCTTGCGTTAGTGGCCGAGAGGAGGTGGCTCGGCCGGGAtgttggcagcggcagcagaCAAAAAGCTAGGGCTCTCTCGTCTTTCCTGCCCTGGCTACCGACAGCAGACAAAAAGCTAGGGCTCTCTCGAGTCAGACTCGGACGAGTCGACCAATTGTACCGAGTCGACTCGCGAGTCAACCCGAGTCCTATGGTCCGTAATCTCCATCTCGATAATCTCACTCCGGACCGTAAGATTGTACGATCCTATGCTCCAAATCGTGAGTTAGTTAAATCGActgtcacatatatatatatatatatatatatatatatatatatatatatatatatatatatatatatatatatatatatatatataacacgcaAGGAGTAAATCTATAATGAAATCTTTCTTATTAATGAAAGATTTTTTCGTTGTTTTTTAAAGATGACTCTTTCAAACGAGAAggaattcaagaaaaaaactttCTTAATAATTTCCTATTGagatttttataaatattcttgTTGAATTGATTCACAAAGGTTGAGAAATCAATGAGGATTTCAAAAAGTCATCATCGAAGAGGATTTCAAAAACAAACCTCTCTAAAAACTAGTAATTTCTCATGATGATTTTAGAGATGAAAACTCCTTCGCATACATAAGGCAAAGAGGAATTCCAACCTTTATTTTTAACAAACGATGTGCTCATTGTAATTTCTAACATAAAAAAAGTTCACGAAATTGGAATTAAAAATATGAGGGAGCCATGAATAGACAAAATTAATAAGTTAGAGGGAGTTagaatcaagaaaagaaaaactatgaaaacaaataaaaaggaggATTATAGCGTAAGGAAGACTTATGTGAAGATTAAGAATAGGAGAAACtaagaagaaacaaaatgaatattacttttgtttttttttcttttcttttatataagACTCGAATTGATTCGAACGAGTCGACATATTGATCAAGTGGACTTGTAAATCAATCTAAGCTTATTGGATTTATATTTAGAAGGCCAAGTCAACTTAATAGTCTCGTAAGATCGAttcatattatgaatcaaatcggtAGTCATAGTGTTATTATATATTATGTACCATATAAGGAATAAATcaagaataaattttttttttactaatgaaaatttgaaaaagaagCTTTTATGACAATTCCCTATTGAGATTTTtataaatattcctattaaaCTGATTTATGAAAATTGAGACCTCCTTTCATATAGAGAAATTGAGGAGGATTTTAAAAATGAACATTTCTTTtagactaatgatttctcaaagtGATTCCTAAAGATGAAAAAAACTCTAGAATgaacctttctttttttttgactaATGATAGAAGAGCGAGtgctgaagagaaaaaaaaagaaacaaaattaaagagagtcaagatcaagaaaaaaacTACACGCAAAGCAGAGGAGGATCATAGTGGAAGGAATAGTTGTATGAAAGCTACTAAGCCCCACCCAGAAGGAGAGAGACACAAAGGGAATAAACATTCATGCCCTCATTAACCATGCACATAACTTTTACtttgctcttctttttttttatctctctTATATAACACTCGAGTCGACTCAGATGAGTCGATCGATTATACCGAGTGGACTCACGAGGCAATTGAGTTCATTAGATTTACAGTTCAAAGACTAAAACAACTCGATAATAATTAATTGTAAGTCAAATTGGTAGTCATAGTGCTATTATATAGGTATTACAGTAggtgtaaataaaaaataaatgatttcCTTATAAAGATTTTGTAAATATTTTTGTTAAATTGATTTACAATAATTAAAGACCTTTTTTATATAGAAAAATCGAGGAGGATCTCAAAAACAAACCTTTCTTTTTAGACTAGCGATGCCCTATATGGTGATTTGTAAAGGTGAAAGCTCTTTCACATACCGTTTCCCTCCTTTTCTTGTTAGGATTGGAAATCCtgtattttacatatccataCGGTCGAGTCCTTAGGTTTCCGAAATAGTGTAATGTAAAAAGAAGTGCTTCGAGGAAGAGGAATTCAAGAATAAACCTTTGTTTTTGATGAATGATGTTCTCATTATGATTTCTAACGTCAAAAAGATCGCAAAATTAGATCAAAAGACGTGCGAGCAGCAAAGAGAGAAATACTACaaagtgaaaagaaaaaagaaaactttgATGAAAACAAAAAAGAGGATCTCAGTGTAAGTTAGGGTTGTACAAAGAGTAAGGAAAGAGACGGAAAGGGAACAATTGCTAGGTGTCCTTATTCGATGATAAGGAGAGTTCTGCCTCGTGCTCGGCCCAACCGGACGCCGTGAATCGACCTATTTTATACGCTATCAATTACATCTGACCATCCTTTGGTTTTAGGAGACAAGAATGGTATGCTAAAGATGATCCTTTGGTTTTCTCTTTGTGCAGGTCTTTCATTGGCATGCAGTGCCACACAGTTGTAAATGTAATCATTTTGCAGAAGAATGTGAAGATCATGTAAAGATGTTGCTTTTTACTCCAATGACAAATAGAGTCAAAAGTATATATCGTCCATCTCTCACCCTCTCAACTACAGAACAGAGATTTATCCAAGGGTGGTACCCTAGGTTCCGAATTAGTGGTGCTACATGCAAAAGAGATGAATTAAAGGGACAGTggggaaaaaaaaatcctttcttaaATGCTTTAAATGTCTTCTGCCTTGTGTATTATTGGGTTGACAATTGCTTCAACTGTTGTCTTCTACTTGTTCGGGATGATTTTAAGGTCAGGAGTCAACAGCAACTGTGGTTTCTGGGAGTGTTTTGATATGCAGAAACGGCGCGTGGGACTGCAGGGGCAGATGCATCACAGGAGCCCTCTGTTTCAAACTTTCAAGCACCTTCCTCACTTCATTTGCAAGCTCGATCACGTAATCATCTTCGTGCCCTGCAATCGATAAGGGAAATTGTCAGCTATTTGATTTTCTAGTTGGAATGACATGTCTTTGCCTTTGTTTCTTCCTATAGATTCAGGAGTTCGATGACCTAAACTACAGATTACTTCAAGTAGTTCCTCACAACAAGTGAGATTTGGCAAATACTCCAAATGAGCAACTCGAGATTTCCGATTGTTCTAATGAATAGGAGAAACAAATTGTTCAGACAGAAACTATATGCAGAGTCACCGAGTCGGattaattttagaaaaatatgagCATCAGCTTTGCAGAGAATGGCCATGAAAAATAATCTAAATAAGCAAGTCCTCAAGGTATGATTACCTATATCTGACAttgctttctccaacaaaaagagATACTCTCTATTGTTCCCACAGGGACCGCTTGCTGTAGCAATTTGTCTGAAAAAGAAGGATGAGGTTGACTCAACATCAAGCACATACAAACTAATAACCAATAAAGACATCAGgcaggaagggaagggaagaaaaGGAAAAGCTATGAAGATCATCTGTCACCTTGCCATCTCAACCAATGGAGCTGGGCCCAAGTAATACCTATTGGCTTCTTTGTCCATTGTTGATATGAAtctgaaatttaagatatttgttAATTGCACACCAATAAAAATTGTCaaactaaagaagttcaaaaaaaaCAAACCCCAATATAAAATGCTCCAAACATATGAAACATATATGGCAAATGGTTGGGTATCTTACACTAATACTCCTGTTACAGCTGGCTCAGAAGTCTCCCCCTCCTAAAATATTAAGTACCAAAAACGAGGAATGAGAAGAAGGAACAAAAACCAAAGAATATAACTCAAGATGATATTTCGGCTAGATGAGAACAGCAATGTATTTATGTACCTTGTAAAAGTCAACTGAAGTTTTCTGGTCATATTCACATTCTCTTCTCTCTAAATACTGGAAAAAAGAAATGAAGGTTCAGTAGGAGATCGAACAATGTAAGGTAACAAAGTTTCAATTACGATGCTTGATTCTACCTTCATTGCAGCTCTTTCTTTTTTGATGCCTCCTCTAACACAATAAGCAGCACCCCACTGCAATAAATTTAGCCACTTGATGAGAACAAAAGAGTGTAATTGTCAATTGAACATATGCCTAACAAATTTTTACATTCTTGCAACAGGGGATCTTTTATGAACAAGAGAATGTAATTATGATAATCTAAAGAATAACTGCACCATGCACCCAAAATGAAGACGACTAGGAGAATGTGGCTTGAACGTAGATTATGCTTAAGCAATAGACATTCATGATTGATTGACTACATATGGAAGAACTAAATACATCGGATCTACTTACGCAAATTGCTCCCTCCTCaggttgtaatgtgcaggttcttGCTGGATTCTCTGGTGTACCCCTGTGATCTATGCACGCTGGCAAACCAAAAATTTGATTTAGATTCACGTCACAAGGCATTGACCTATTTGCTCCCACAAAACTGGCACATGGAAGAGCTGGCTATCCTCTTTAAAAACCTTACCTAAATCAAACACACGCCTGTAGCCCTTAATGAAGCCTACTATCTTCTCATCAAAGTCGAACCCTGGATTCCAAACCAGAGATCCATAGCCAAAAACCCAGAGAACCATCGTCGAACCCCTGCGTTTTGGATCCATACAAGATATTTTTTAGCAGCAACTCGCTAATGGCTTCAAGAAGCAAATCGTGTTTATGACGAATAGGCCGTTTCACAAATGGTCTACTAAAAATCACAAATTGATCTGCGAGATAGAGCCATTAAAACGGACGAAAACACGATTCCAAAGATTATATTAGCTTTATATTAGCCTTTTGTAGAACAATGGTAAGATTAGGATATAACACGAATTACTTCACCAAAAGGGGGGAACTTCAAAATTGATCTGCCTTTGTATTTGCAGTATCAAAGGAAAAATTCTATGAATCAACATATTcgaacaaaaacaaaaagaagaaggaatCGTCTGTCTTCACAAAAGAATAGTAAGCAAAGTCTCAAAGATTGCATTATTCATGGCGAACCATCATCTTATCGACATCCGATGAATCTTCCGgacaggaaaaagaaaaaaactcttaATAAAGGTCAATCCTGGAGCcaaaaaacacataaaaaggaacacGAAAGCCAAACGCCGGCATTAATGAAGCAACAACGGACTCACCTAGAACGAGATCCGAGGCAAGGCGAATGAGAAGAAGAAGGATATGGCGGGAGGAGGAGCAGAGCTGGATCCTCCTCTTGGAATGGAGACACACAAGCGAGTCCTCGATCACGCAGATGAATAAGAACCGAAATGGAGAACGACCGGGAGACAGCAGAGGGCTCGATTGAGGGCGTCAGTGGGCTATGCGATGGTTTCAGCGGTGACGAAGCGACGCCGGGGTTGAGCTGCGGTTTATAGCGGCCGTGCCTTGTTCGAAATTACTAAGCTGCCCTAGATTAGCTTGGTCATGGCGTCCACGATTCTTCCGGTGCATCCGGTACAATGAACCTGGCCGGGTTCCCGTCGATTCGGCGCGTTGGTGTTTGGATCCACCCTTTTCGACAGTCTGGACTCCGTTAAAGTGCCGCAAGCGCCGACCGCGTGACGAGGAAGTCGGATGCGGGGCCCATCGCCGGGAACCCGGACCGGGTTCGTCGGGTGGGTGTGTGTTTCTTTCTCATCCTACATGGCCCTATGACTGAGATGCACGTATTTGGAACCTTAAATATGACGAGTCCGCGGGTGGTCATACGCCGTGTGACGTGGTCAGACCTACCTTTGGAAGTCGGCGACGGACGTCCAACCGCCGTCGGAGACCGCGCGGGCCACGTTTTCCTGGCGGTAAACGCAACCCCGCGTTCATTTAATAGACTAtctaactcctcctcctcctaccttATTAATGGCTTATCAATGCCAGTCGCCTTCCTGTGGGCCCCACGTTGCCTCGAATTAGAAAGCAGGTAGCTGAGCAGGTGCGCTGTGATTAAtcagaaaaattatataatacgTAATTGTAGGGCATTAATGagcttatttttaatataaaaaatataagcataagataaaacatcatctctctctctctcatataaatatatatacatatatatatatataagcaaaaaaaaaaagtgtcatATTTGCATGAGTCAATGAAACCATAAGACATTACAGTTAAATGAACGTGCACATCTACTGATCGGCATATCTCTGAACCTAAAATATGTTTAAGTTCCTTTTTATTCTGTAAGGAAATGAGATTATGAATgtttggatattatatcaaacattgTGATCACATGTAATTTTGGCCTAGCAATCTCAATCCAAATAGAAGTTCCTGTTATAGTCAAAGTCAAAATCTTAAGTTTATCCATCTATAAATAAAATctagtataatatatttttaaaccaaGGAGAGATAAAAGTAGAGCCACAAGAGATAGAAAGATT of Musa acuminata AAA Group cultivar baxijiao chromosome BXJ2-3, Cavendish_Baxijiao_AAA, whole genome shotgun sequence contains these proteins:
- the LOC103973129 gene encoding gamma-glutamylcyclotransferase 2-1 isoform X2 translates to MVLWVFGYGSLVWNPGFDFDEKIVGFIKGYRRVFDLACIDHRGTPENPARTCTLQPEEGAICWGAAYCVRGGIKKERAAMKYLERRECEYDQKTSVDFYKEGETSEPAVTGVLVFISTMDKEANRYYLGPAPLVEMARQIATASGPCGNNREYLFLLEKAMSDIGHEDDYVIELANEVRKVLESLKQRAPVMHLPLQSHAPFLHIKTLPETTVAVDS
- the LOC103973129 gene encoding gamma-glutamylcyclotransferase 2-1 isoform X1 produces the protein MVLWVFGYGSLVWNPGFDFDEKIVGFIKGYRRVFDLACIDHRGTPENPARTCTLQPEEGAICWGAAYCVRGGIKKERAAMKYLERRECEYDQKTSVDFYKEGETSEPAVTGVLVFISTMDKEANRYYLGPAPLVEMARQIATASGPCGNNREYLFLLEKAMSDIGNHTLRTCLFRLFFMAILCKADAHIFLKLIRLGDSAYSFCLNNLFLLFIRTIGNLELLIWSICQISLVVRNYLK